TTTTCCCGCAACCGGCACTTGTTGTCCGTAATCCCCATTGTTGCGTATTTCTTCCATAACATTCACCAATGATAATATAGGTTTTGAAATAGAACGTTGATTGATGTAAGCGACTATAAAAGAGAAAAGCATTCCAATTATCAGCAATAAAGCTGTCATCGTATAGTTGAGCTGTTTTATCTGCTGTAGTTCTGTAAGCTGTATTTGCAGGCATACTGTACCAAAAAGCTCTTTGTCTTTACTGATATTTCGATAGACGTATAATAAACTGTCGCCTTCAAACTGGTATGAATTAACGTATGGGGCGGGAAAATGATATGTGCTATAATCTTTTTTGGTATAGGTTGCAAATACATTTCCACTCTTATCCAATATACTTGCATTAACCACATCTGTTTGTACTTGCTGAAAGTTTTCGAGGATCTTTGTTGCCGCTTCATTATCTAAAAACTGGATAGCAGATACACTATTACTACCAATAACCTGCGCAATAGATTCAGCGCTTCTTACCTTTCTTTCTTTATAGCCTTTTATACTACTGATCAAAAAAGCGACAAAACATAAGCCTAGCACCAAAAGACAGGTAAACATCTGTATCCCGATCAATTTACTTTTTATAGATAATCCTCTTATGCTAAACATATATTCGATCTGCTCTTATCTAATTATTAATTACAAAAGCGGCATGCTGCAATAATTGCGAGCTTATTTTAATACCTGCCTGTGACGCTGCTTTTAAATTTATTTCAAACTTCAATTTATTATCTCCGATAAAAAAGTTGATGTGCGCACCTTTTGTACAAGCGTCTTTTTGTTCCGTTACAATAAGCACCGGTCTATTGCCAAGCTTTGAAGTAACTGCACTAATATCTGTCCCAAAACCTTTTGAAATAAACAAAATCTGGCAATCACTTATATCATTAATATTCTGGGCTACTTTGATAGATACAATTTTGTTTTTTATTTTTTTAGCCTTTGCTATTTCATTTAAGGACGGTGTAATTGCCGATTCGCCCAATACTGTTATTACGAAATTGTCGGAAGATGTTATTTCCGGCCAATCGATATAATCTGCAAAGCGATACAAAAAAGCGGCCTTCAATGCATATTCCTGTTCGGGATCCGGCACAAAAGATGAAAAAGAAGATGCCATAAGCATTACCATGCTCATAGTAAAAACGGTTATAATTCTCTTCGCTATCATCTATATCTTAATTATTTAAGTCAATGCTTATTTTAAATAAAGCTGTTCTTCCCGGCTGCTCCAATACTGTTGAATACACCAGCCCATCGGCAGTTCTAAAACCCGGATCTAACCAATGAGCGTCAAATATATTTTTGATATTTAAACTTGCTGTTACCCTGTTATCAAACATTTTTTTTGTGGTGATCTCACAATTGGTAAGTGCATAACCTGCAACGGGTCCGTAAGGATCAGTAAACGGAGTTGGTCTTTCACCGACCATGTTCTCTGTAATACAAAATGTAAACAGATCATTTACATGGACAGTTACCCCTGCATTTCCTTTTATTTTTGGAATGGCAGAAACATTACGCACCAATCCCGTTATCAAATTTTCGCCACGTGTATCACTGTAAGTAAAATTGGCAAAGGCAGATGCATTTTTAGATATCACCCAATCAACAACTCCTTCTATTCCATTTACCCGTAGCTTGCCCGGATTTTTATTGGCATTAAAGCCTGATAAATTGCTTAACACAATTACATCCGTTAATTCGTTGCGGTAAAAATTTAATTGAGCTCTTACATTTTTAGAGAAGGAATAAATGATATTCACTTCATGCGTTTTTATTTTTTCTGTTTTTAAAGAAAAATCAGGAGGAGCCTGGTGTATCTCAAGGTTGGTAGGCGCCCTGAACGCCATTCCAAATTGATACTTTAATGTAAGCTTATCATTCGGCTGATTCACAACGACAGCTCTTGGACTTGTCATGCTTCCAAAATAGCTGTTATAATCATATCGAACTCCCCAGGTAAAATTTGTTTTGCCCAGGAGGTTTGTATTTAAGATATATTGAAGATAGCTTCCGATATTATTACGTATATCATATTGTCTTGGCAGGTAGGTTGTATGCAGATTAGTCAAAGTATCTTTTCCATCTAAAAAATAAATAGTAGAATCAAAGGTTGATTGCCTGCTGCCTTGCTCTACATTATCTTGTCTTGCTTCAACGCCTGCAGAAAATTTATGCATTTCAGACAACATATAATTTGCAGACAATTCTCCGGATACACTATTAGAATACGTTGCAATGTTGGCACGTATAAGTTTATTTCCGTCTGCTGTTACATAAACATACGAATCATCTGCTGTACCTGTTTCTCTATACGAAACACGACTTAAGATATCCCATTTTTCGTTCGGCTTATATTCATTTTGCAGAAAGATCGTTTGCAGATAAGACTCATCCAATCCCGGTTTTTCCCCACGTATTGAACTAGTCAAAAGCCCTACTACCCCTGAGTTTCCATATCCCTGTGAAGGCAGCCTTAAATAGACAGTAGGACTATTGGAATAAGTGCCCCAACCCATTGGCGTATTATACGTACGATAACCCAATGTTGTTACAGACTTTTCCGCATTGTAACTGATAGTACCATTAAATGAATAGCCGTTGTCAACAAAAGAGGCGGCATAATTCGGATCCCTGTTTGTAAATTTTGGGCCATCTGTATTATACAACGTTCCGGCAAAAGCAAATTCAAACTTCTTTTCTTTTAGTCCAACGCTTAGTTTCTCAAAAGAAGTATTAAACGTTCCATATCCTTTTTCCGCATGCAATCCATTTATATCCTGTCCTTTTTTACTGATCATATTAATTACACCGCCAAAGGCATTGGCCCCATACAAGGCAGATGCCGGCCCCCATATGATCTCAATATGATCAATATTGTGTAAACTATATACCGGACCGGCCATATCATTCGTTCCTAAAATATTATTTTCAACTATTCCATCGATCATCAGTAAAGCACGCAGGTTTTCAGCTCCGTACATTCCTCTAAAATAAAAAAGCGTGGGTGCATAACCGTTAACATGTATCATGTCTATGCCGGGCACATCACGTAATGCATCTTCCAATTGCTCATATCCTCTTTCAGCAATTTGTTGTGCAGTTATTACAGTTATCGTTGATGGCGCTTCTGCTACTGTTTGCAGATAACCTGAAGCAGTCACCACTTGCGTATTCAGTAATTCATCCAGAGAAAGATCAGACAAAGACGAAGCATCTTTACCAGTATCTTTTTGCGCCCGAACAACAAAAAAGAAAAAGAGAAATAGTACAAGCAAAAAAGATCTCATTTTCATATTGTATAATTTGATAGTGTGTAAAAAAGCAATACTGTAAGCTATATAAAAAATTGAAGTATTTATTTTTTTAACGTACTTAAATACGCTTTGATCAAAAATTGTGGAAATAATTCTACACCCTTTAAGTGCATAATAATTATGCCATACTTTTATTCTATTGCATATTTATTAGCTTGTTATTACTCACAATTATTTCGTTATTTTTAATTAGCAATACCAAGTTGAATGTCAATAGCAGAAAAAATTAAAATACCGGATGAAGAGTTGCAAACCATATTAAACTCAGCAGGCATTGCTACATTTAATTGCCATTTTCCTACTGACACTTTCATTGTTTCCGAAAGATATATGGAGATGTTCGACTTTGATAAAGGCAGCAAACCCTCTATCCACGATATTCCTGCCAGGATACACCCCGATGACCTGGATTACAGGAATGAGATAATCAAAGTAGCTTTTATTACCGGTACTATCAATTATGAAGTTCGAATTGTTCATCGCGACAGATCTATCCATTGGGTGCGTGTAAACGGCTCTATCACATTTGATGAAAACAAGCAACCAATATCATCTATCGGAATCGTTACAGATGTTACCAAAGAAAAAAACATTCTGCAGTCGCTCGAAGAAAAAGAACTACGACTTCGTTTAGCTATGGACGTTAGTAAGCTCGGCATCTGGGATCTTGACTTTACAACAGACGACATCATTTATTCAGAAAAAGTAGCAGAAATATTGGGACACCCTCCTTCTGCGATCTTAACACATCAGCAAATGGTAGATCAGATCTATCCTGATGATAAAAAAATTGTGGAAGATGCATTAGCAGCTGCAAAGCAAAATGGCATCTACGTGTACAACGCCCGCTTTATTCGTCCTGACAATTCAGTAATATGGGCACATATGAAAGGAAAGGTTATTTTTAACGAAGGCGTGCCCATCCGTGTATATGGAACAATGACAGACATAACCGAAAACAGGATCATTGATGAAATGAAAACAACACTGGCTGCTATAGTTGCTTCATCGGAAGATGCGATCGTAAGCAAGCGATTAGACGGCATTGTTACCAGTTGGAATAATTCTGCAGAAAGAATTTTTGGTTATACGCCGGAAGAAATGATAGGACAACATATTTCCAAGATCATCCCCCCCGACCGCCTGAATGAAGAAACAACAATAATTGAAACATTAAAGAAAGGATTAAGAGTAGAACATTTTGAAACAAAACGATTGACAAAAGATGGCAGGCTGCTGGATGTTTCCTTAGCAATATCTCCTCTTAAAAATTCCAATGGCATGATCATAGGTGCTTCTAAAGTAGCCAGGGATATTACTGAACAGAAAAAAATCATAAGAGACCTGCAGGAAAGTGAAGCAAAATTTCGTTTGTTGGCAGACTCGATGCCACAAAAAATATGGACAAGCGATATTAAAGGAAACCTGAATTATTTTAATAAAGCTGTGTATGATGAGTCGGGATTACAATATGAAGACATCTATAATTACGGGTGGATGGATGTTGTACACCCGGATGACAAAGAAGAGAATATCAGGCGATGGAAACACTCCATTGATACAGGTGAAGATTTTATCCTGGAACATCGATTACGTGGTTATACCGGTGAATATCGCTGGCAATTAAGCAGAGCCATTCCGCAAAAAGATTGCAATGGCAATATACAAATGTGGGTAGGTACCAGTACAGACATACACCAGATAAAAGAATCTGAAGAACAGAAAGATTTTTTTATCAGCATTGCAAGTCATGAATTAAAAACGCCTGTTACATCTATAAAAGGTTATGTGCAGATATTATTAAGCATTTATGCAAAAAAGGAAGATACCTTTCTTAATAATGCTTTGCTTACCATTGACAAGCAGATCATAACACTTACCACTCTTATCGGCGATCTGTTGGATATGTCTAAAATAAAAACAGGCGCTCTTGAATTAGAAAAACAACAATTTGATATAAATACATTGGTGGAAGAAACAGTTAAAGAAATAAGGTATGCTACACCGGCTCATTCTATCAACATTACAAAACCGGGCAACAACATAGAAGTGTTTGCTGATAAAAGAAGAATTTCGCAAGCACTCATTAATTTTCTTACCAATGCTGTAAAATATTCGCCGAACAACCACCAGGTGGATGTAACGGTTACGGCGAATAACAAGGAAGTGCATGTTTCTGTACGTGATTATGGTATTGGGATAGATAGGCAGGAACACGAAAAGATCTTTGAGCGTTTTTATCGTGTGGAAGGAAAAGATGAAAAAACATACCCTGGTTTTGGCATCGGCTTATTCATTGCATCAGAAATCATAAAAAAACACAGCGGGAAAATAATGGTTACAAGTGAAAAAGGAAAAGGTTCTACTTTTAGCTTTATTATTCCAACACACAATTAAACTATGAGCGCTAAAAAAGAAAGGCTATTGATCCTGGACGACAATGAAGATATTTTAACGATGTTGAAAACCATGTTGGATTATAACGGGTACGAAGTATTTATTAAAAAGAGTGCAGACAACATCAAAAACCATATAAAAGAAATAGCGCCCAAAACTATTTTAATGGATAAGCTTTTGTCTGGTATTGATGGTTGCGATATTTGTAAGAATATTAAAGAAGATACACAAATAGCATCTATTCCCATCATCATGATCTCTGCATTGCCGAATGCAAAAGAAGTTTGCATGGTAGCCGGTGCTGAGTACTTTATTAGCAAACCATTTGAGATGAAACATCTTTTACAAATTGTAGCAGATGCAATTTCCAGGAATTAATTTCTGTGTAACAAAATCTACAGGTTTTTATAATTTCAAACTTTTTTCTTCTACAAATTCGTTGGCGCAGTTTTAGTTTATACCCAGTTATATTCTAAACTATTTTTATGGAAGCGCAAACACGAACAATGCCGCCGCAAAAGCAACAACTACCCGGTTCTGAAAAGAAAATGGATCCGAAGCCCGTAACAGATGATCCTGATTATAAACCAACCGGAATGTTGAAAGGAAAAATTGCATTGATCACCGGCGGAGACAGCGGCATTGGTAAAGCGGTTGCTGTTTTATTTGCAAAAGAAGGTGCAAAGATCATCATCTCCTATTTAAATGAACACGAAGATGCAGATGATACAAAGAAACTAATTGAACATTATGGCGGCGATGCAATATTGGTACCAGGCGATATAGCAGAACCTGCATTTTGTAAAAGGTTGGTAGAAGCGGCAGTGAAAGAATTTGGAAGGATAGATATCTTAATTAATAATGCAGCGGAACAGCATGACGCTAAAACATTGGAAGAAATAAAACCCGATCATTTGGAAAGAACGTTT
The Ferruginibacter albus DNA segment above includes these coding regions:
- a CDS encoding response regulator; this translates as MSAKKERLLILDDNEDILTMLKTMLDYNGYEVFIKKSADNIKNHIKEIAPKTILMDKLLSGIDGCDICKNIKEDTQIASIPIIMISALPNAKEVCMVAGAEYFISKPFEMKHLLQIVADAISRN
- a CDS encoding SDR family oxidoreductase: MEAQTRTMPPQKQQLPGSEKKMDPKPVTDDPDYKPTGMLKGKIALITGGDSGIGKAVAVLFAKEGAKIIISYLNEHEDADDTKKLIEHYGGDAILVPGDIAEPAFCKRLVEAAVKEFGRIDILINNAAEQHDAKTLEEIKPDHLERTFRVNILAMFYITKAALPYMQKGSLIINTASVTAYKGSPELLDYSATKGAVVAFTRSLSINLEKKDIRVNAVAPGPIWTPLIPASFDAEKTAKHGADVPKKRLGQPIEVAPSYLFLASEAATYMSGQVLHPNGGTVVNG
- a CDS encoding YfiR family protein, whose product is MIAKRIITVFTMSMVMLMASSFSSFVPDPEQEYALKAAFLYRFADYIDWPEITSSDNFVITVLGESAITPSLNEIAKAKKIKNKIVSIKVAQNINDISDCQILFISKGFGTDISAVTSKLGNRPVLIVTEQKDACTKGAHINFFIGDNKLKFEINLKAASQAGIKISSQLLQHAAFVINN
- a CDS encoding PAS domain S-box protein, with the translated sequence MSIAEKIKIPDEELQTILNSAGIATFNCHFPTDTFIVSERYMEMFDFDKGSKPSIHDIPARIHPDDLDYRNEIIKVAFITGTINYEVRIVHRDRSIHWVRVNGSITFDENKQPISSIGIVTDVTKEKNILQSLEEKELRLRLAMDVSKLGIWDLDFTTDDIIYSEKVAEILGHPPSAILTHQQMVDQIYPDDKKIVEDALAAAKQNGIYVYNARFIRPDNSVIWAHMKGKVIFNEGVPIRVYGTMTDITENRIIDEMKTTLAAIVASSEDAIVSKRLDGIVTSWNNSAERIFGYTPEEMIGQHISKIIPPDRLNEETTIIETLKKGLRVEHFETKRLTKDGRLLDVSLAISPLKNSNGMIIGASKVARDITEQKKIIRDLQESEAKFRLLADSMPQKIWTSDIKGNLNYFNKAVYDESGLQYEDIYNYGWMDVVHPDDKEENIRRWKHSIDTGEDFILEHRLRGYTGEYRWQLSRAIPQKDCNGNIQMWVGTSTDIHQIKESEEQKDFFISIASHELKTPVTSIKGYVQILLSIYAKKEDTFLNNALLTIDKQIITLTTLIGDLLDMSKIKTGALELEKQQFDINTLVEETVKEIRYATPAHSINITKPGNNIEVFADKRRISQALINFLTNAVKYSPNNHQVDVTVTANNKEVHVSVRDYGIGIDRQEHEKIFERFYRVEGKDEKTYPGFGIGLFIASEIIKKHSGKIMVTSEKGKGSTFSFIIPTHN
- a CDS encoding TonB-dependent receptor plug domain-containing protein, producing MRSFLLVLFLFFFFVVRAQKDTGKDASSLSDLSLDELLNTQVVTASGYLQTVAEAPSTITVITAQQIAERGYEQLEDALRDVPGIDMIHVNGYAPTLFYFRGMYGAENLRALLMIDGIVENNILGTNDMAGPVYSLHNIDHIEIIWGPASALYGANAFGGVINMISKKGQDINGLHAEKGYGTFNTSFEKLSVGLKEKKFEFAFAGTLYNTDGPKFTNRDPNYAASFVDNGYSFNGTISYNAEKSVTTLGYRTYNTPMGWGTYSNSPTVYLRLPSQGYGNSGVVGLLTSSIRGEKPGLDESYLQTIFLQNEYKPNEKWDILSRVSYRETGTADDSYVYVTADGNKLIRANIATYSNSVSGELSANYMLSEMHKFSAGVEARQDNVEQGSRQSTFDSTIYFLDGKDTLTNLHTTYLPRQYDIRNNIGSYLQYILNTNLLGKTNFTWGVRYDYNSYFGSMTSPRAVVVNQPNDKLTLKYQFGMAFRAPTNLEIHQAPPDFSLKTEKIKTHEVNIIYSFSKNVRAQLNFYRNELTDVIVLSNLSGFNANKNPGKLRVNGIEGVVDWVISKNASAFANFTYSDTRGENLITGLVRNVSAIPKIKGNAGVTVHVNDLFTFCITENMVGERPTPFTDPYGPVAGYALTNCEITTKKMFDNRVTASLNIKNIFDAHWLDPGFRTADGLVYSTVLEQPGRTALFKISIDLNN